The following nucleotide sequence is from Melioribacteraceae bacterium.
GAACTGATTGTATCCGCAGACTTTATGTCTGCGGTATTAAAATATACAAGAAATGTTATATTTTTGTGGAATTAGATCTTTCCTTTATAAAACACGCCGACAAATGTCGGCGGCTACTTATTTTATCACCATCATCTTCTTTGTCTGAGTAAAATCACCGCTTTGCAATCTATAAAAGAAAATTCCGCTTGGTAGTTCTGACGCATCGAACTCAACTTCATGAGTGCCGACCGGTTTTATTTCATTAACTAAAGTAGCTATTTCGCGACCAAGTATGTCATATACTATTAAATTTACTTTTGCTGTATTTGCTACTTGATACTTGATTCTGGTGCTTGGGTTAAATGGGTTTGGGTAGTTTTGATATAGAGCAAATTCTGTTGGTGTTTCTTCATCACGTACCGAGTTTGGATCATCCTTTATTGCAATTAATGTTCTAGTCTGAGACCGGTCAAATGAACTACCGTTTAGCCCAAGGTAAAGTGTTCCATCTGATCCGATGGCAGGTGAGCTGTCAAATTCTCTACCTTCCAAATCGTATTTCCAAAGCAGGTTTCCTTCTCTATCCAGTGCGTAAAAATTATTACCATCTGTTGAACCCAAATATATATTTCCTTCGGCATCACTTACTAATGGATGATTAATATCAGCGAAAAATACATCTTCGTCAGGATCAAGCTCATATTCCCAATTTGTTTCACCATTCTGGTTCAAAGAAATAATTAAATTACGATCAATCAATCTTGTAAAAAAAACAATATCCCCATTGAAAAGAATTGTAGGGGCAGAATAACTATTATAAACGTAAACTTGAAATTTCCAGTTGATGCTACCAGATTTGTTCAGTGAATATAAATATTGCGGGCTCGGAGAACCTGGGATAGATGCATAGAAATAAAGATTATCAGAATTGTCTATCGCTATTTCACCATAATTAGAATTACTAAATCCCATTCTCCAGTTAAGATTGCCTTCCTTATCCGTAGAGTAAATATAATTTGTTGAGTTTGGTTTATACATAGCGCCGGTATGAAAAAAAAGAGATTCTCCATCGGTAGAAAATGTAACCGGTGATACAATCACTTCACCAATATCTTTTTGAAGAATTTGCTCTCCCAAATAATTGTAAGCTACTAAAGTATCGCCAATACTACCGTAAACTTCACCATCCTTGCTAATCGAGATATAAAATATACTCATCACCGGTGTACGCCACTTCAAGTCACCGGACTGAGTCATAGCAAGTAGTTCACCCAAGCCTGTTGTAAAATAAACCGTACCATTGTGGGCAGCAATTGGTTTAGTTTCATTGTTTATCCAGTCTCCGGTTTCAAATGACCAATTTATTGTACCATCAGAGTTATACGAATAAACTAAATTGCTTTCGCTTGTATCACTCAATAAGAATGCATGAGTTCCAAAATATAATTTTTCATTATATCCGATTGTTGGTCCCCATAAAATTCCAAGAGGCAAATCGGCTTCCCAAATTAGATTTGGTGTTTTCGGTCCAACATATTGCGATCTGCCGGTCGCTTGGGCGTCGCCTCTA
It contains:
- a CDS encoding T9SS type A sorting domain-containing protein, which translates into the protein MKIVYMIFMFLCLTIAQPQETIEWPSLADSPWPTFRGDAQATGRSQYVGPKTPNLIWEADLPLGILWGPTIGYNEKLYFGTHAFLLSDTSESNLVYSYNSDGTINWSFETGDWINNETKPIAAHNGTVYFTTGLGELLAMTQSGDLKWRTPVMSIFYISISKDGEVYGSIGDTLVAYNYLGEQILQKDIGEVIVSPVTFSTDGESLFFHTGAMYKPNSTNYIYSTDKEGNLNWRMGFSNSNYGEIAIDNSDNLYFYASIPGSPSPQYLYSLNKSGSINWKFQVYVYNSYSAPTILFNGDIVFFTRLIDRNLIISLNQNGETNWEYELDPDEDVFFADINHPLVSDAEGNIYLGSTDGNNFYALDREGNLLWKYDLEGREFDSSPAIGSDGTLYLGLNGSSFDRSQTRTLIAIKDDPNSVRDEETPTEFALYQNYPNPFNPSTRIKYQVANTAKVNLIVYDILGREIATLVNEIKPVGTHEVEFDASELPSGIFFYRLQSGDFTQTKKMMVIK